The following proteins are co-located in the Candidatus Nanosynbacter sp. HMT-352 genome:
- a CDS encoding L-lactate dehydrogenase, which translates to MNKQKLLIVGAGGMVGATAAYACALRSVIEEIVLIDRNEDLAWGQAADINDAMGIDRNVVVHTGNYSDINDDDIVVITAGAPQLPGQTRLELIDVNAKIMRDIVKNIIANGAKPYLVIVSNPVDVLTYVALKESGLPKNRVFGTGTTLDTSRMKSYLADAFNVDSKAVDAYILGEHGDSSFSTIETAQIGEVPIKEYPGFTEEMIDGIEQKVRDRAYRVIETKKSTYFAIGFVVSKIVSALRKSTHTVYPVCSLAEGEYGLNNVVLGLPSTISSDGVKILAGYPLTKREKESLNKSAGIIAEMISHLDKAKNC; encoded by the coding sequence GTGAATAAACAGAAATTGCTAATTGTTGGCGCAGGCGGAATGGTCGGTGCGACGGCGGCTTATGCGTGCGCGTTGCGTAGTGTTATCGAAGAGATTGTGTTGATTGACCGTAATGAGGATTTGGCTTGGGGTCAAGCGGCCGACATTAATGACGCGATGGGAATTGACAGAAATGTCGTGGTTCATACGGGAAATTATTCTGACATCAATGACGATGACATCGTTGTGATTACCGCGGGTGCGCCGCAGCTTCCTGGTCAGACTCGGTTGGAGCTGATTGACGTTAATGCAAAAATTATGCGTGATATCGTGAAGAATATTATAGCGAATGGCGCGAAGCCGTATTTGGTAATTGTCAGTAATCCCGTTGATGTTTTGACTTACGTGGCGCTTAAGGAATCTGGTTTGCCGAAAAATCGTGTGTTCGGGACGGGCACGACGCTTGATACTTCGCGAATGAAGTCGTATTTGGCGGACGCGTTCAATGTTGATAGCAAAGCGGTTGATGCTTATATTTTGGGCGAGCATGGCGATTCATCGTTTTCGACAATTGAGACGGCGCAAATTGGTGAAGTGCCAATTAAGGAATATCCCGGATTTACAGAGGAAATGATTGACGGAATTGAGCAGAAGGTTCGCGACCGAGCTTATCGGGTGATTGAAACAAAGAAATCGACATATTTTGCGATTGGGTTTGTTGTATCTAAGATTGTTTCGGCGCTCCGAAAATCGACACACACGGTTTATCCTGTTTGCTCTTTGGCTGAAGGTGAATATGGATTGAATAATGTTGTGCTTGGATTGCCATCAACAATCAGCAGCGACGGCGTGAAGATTTTGGCGGGCTATCCGCTTACTAAGCGAGAAAAAGAATCGCTGAATAAATCCGCTGGAATTATTGCGGAAATGATTTCTCATCTTGATAAAGCCAAAAATTGCTGA
- the rpsJ gene encoding 30S ribosomal protein S10, translating to MAQDTGIKIRIRLKAYDHKVIDQSAKQIIDTAIRTGANVAGPVPLPTRRSTYTVVKSPHVYKTGGESYERRVHKRLIDITNATPKTIDSLQNLNLPAGVDAEIRM from the coding sequence ATGGCTCAAGATACAGGAATTAAAATCCGTATTCGTCTGAAGGCTTATGACCACAAAGTCATTGACCAATCAGCAAAACAAATTATCGACACCGCAATTCGCACAGGTGCTAACGTGGCTGGTCCAGTGCCTTTGCCAACTCGACGCAGCACTTACACTGTCGTAAAGAGTCCGCACGTTTACAAAACTGGTGGTGAATCTTACGAGCGCCGCGTTCATAAGCGTCTAATTGACATTACAAACGCTACACCAAAGACGATTGACAGCTTGCAGAACTTGAATTTGCCAGCTGGCGTTGATGCTGAAATTCGTATGTAA
- the tuf gene encoding elongation factor Tu: MADAFDRSKPHVNVGTMGHVDHGKTTLTAAITAVLAKRLPSAVNKPVAYDQIDNAPEEKQRGITIASSHQEYESKNRHYAHVDMPGHADYVKNMITGAAQVDGAVLVIAATDGPMPQTREHVLLAKQVGVPKIVVFLNKMDMADEEMVELIEEEVRELLEKNGFDKDAPIIKGSALKALEGDEKYEDAIMELVDAMDSYIPEPARDMDKPFIMPIEDVFSIKGRGTVATGRIEQGVVKLNDEVEIVGLKPTQKSVVTGIEAFKKSLDQGQAGDNAGVLLRGIERSDIERGQVLAKPGTITPHTEFEAEVYILKKEEGGRHTPFSKGYKPQFYFRTTDVTGEVELPADKEMVMPGDTVTFKVKLLAPIAMEQGLNFAIREGGRTVGAGVVTKINK; this comes from the coding sequence GCAAAGCGCCTACCAAGCGCAGTTAACAAACCTGTTGCGTACGACCAGATCGACAACGCACCAGAAGAGAAGCAACGTGGTATTACTATCGCGTCTTCACACCAAGAGTATGAATCAAAGAATCGTCACTATGCACACGTTGACATGCCGGGACACGCTGACTACGTCAAGAACATGATCACCGGTGCTGCTCAGGTTGACGGTGCGGTATTGGTTATCGCTGCAACTGACGGCCCAATGCCTCAGACTCGTGAGCACGTTTTGCTTGCAAAGCAGGTTGGTGTGCCAAAGATCGTTGTCTTCTTGAACAAGATGGACATGGCTGATGAAGAAATGGTTGAGCTGATCGAAGAAGAAGTTCGCGAACTTCTTGAAAAGAACGGCTTCGACAAAGACGCTCCAATTATCAAGGGTTCTGCACTTAAGGCTCTTGAAGGTGACGAGAAATACGAAGACGCTATTATGGAATTGGTTGACGCAATGGACAGCTACATTCCAGAGCCAGCACGTGACATGGACAAGCCATTCATTATGCCAATTGAGGACGTCTTCTCAATTAAGGGTCGTGGTACAGTAGCAACTGGTCGTATCGAGCAAGGTGTTGTTAAATTGAACGACGAAGTTGAAATCGTTGGTTTGAAGCCAACTCAGAAGTCAGTTGTAACTGGTATTGAGGCCTTCAAGAAATCTCTTGACCAAGGTCAAGCAGGTGACAACGCAGGTGTCTTGCTACGTGGTATTGAGCGCAGTGACATTGAGCGCGGTCAAGTTTTGGCAAAGCCAGGCACAATTACTCCACATACTGAGTTTGAAGCTGAAGTTTACATCTTGAAGAAGGAAGAAGGCGGTCGCCACACTCCATTCTCAAAGGGCTACAAGCCACAGTTCTACTTCCGCACAACTGACGTTACTGGTGAAGTTGAATTGCCAGCTGACAAAGAAATGGTTATGCCAGGCGACACTGTAACCTTCAAGGTTAAGTTGCTTGCACCAATCGCTATGGAGCAAGGTTTGAACTTTGCTATCCGCGAAGGTGGCCGTACAGTTGGTGCTGGTGTTGTTACAAAGATTAACAAATAA